TGGCCCTGGCGGTCTCCCAGCTCGTGGGGCCCGGCTGGCGGATCGGCCTCGCCGCCGGCGCCGGGTGGCTCGTGCTCGCCGGCGGAACCGAGATCCTGCGCAACCGGGGCCTGGCCACCACCCTCGTGGCCCACACGCGCGAGGGGGAGGCGGCCCGCGCCGCCGTCGCCGCCGGCGCCCCGACCTCGCCGTGGGTGGACTGGTCATGGTCGCTGCTCACCGGCGCCCTGTTCGGCGTCTGGGTCTGGCTCACCGGCGAGCTGGCGATCGCGGTCGTCACGCTCGTCCCGCTCCAGGTCGCCCTCGCGGCGCTCTCACGCCGCCTCACGCACCGCCGCGCCTGACGGGGCCCGCGCTTCGGTACCGGCCCACCCGCCGCGCCCGCCCTCGGCAGCGCCCGAGGCGTGCGGACGACGCAACCCGGCCTGCGTCGTCCTCAGGCGGTTTCGTAGGCGCTCACCTGGTCGATGCGCCGCTGGTGGCGGTCCGCGTTGCTGAAGGCGGTGCCGACGAAGGCCGCGACGATCTGGATCGCCGCGGCGACGGTGTGCTGGCGGGCGCCGATACCCACGCAGTTGGCGTTGTTGTGCTGGCGGGAGAGCTGGGCGGTCTCCTCGTTCCAGGCGAGTGCGCAGCGGATTCCCGGCACCTTGTTCGCGGCGATCTGCTCGCCGTTGCCGCT
The window above is part of the Pseudactinotalea sp. HY158 genome. Proteins encoded here:
- a CDS encoding ribose-5-phosphate isomerase; this translates as MRIHIAADHAGFELREALITHLTDAGHEVIDHGNDRYDAEDDYPSFCFAAGEAVVADEGSLGIVIGGSGNGEQIAANKVPGIRCALAWNEETAQLSRQHNNANCVGIGARQHTVAAAIQIVAAFVGTAFSNADRHQRRIDQVSAYETA